A segment of the Oceanispirochaeta sp. M1 genome:
CTACAGGTTTCCCTCTGAGATATCCTGCAAAAAAGAGTTCTGAGACTCCCTCAGGAAGGGGTGCTGTTGCTGCATATGTCACCGCGGGATCATCCCCCAGCGCCACAGCTACGGGCATCCGTTCTCCCCGTTCTTTATATTTCTGGAAAAAGTGGGCACCATCCTTGTGAAGATGCCAATGCATCCCAGTGCTGTTCTTATCAAAGACCTGCATCCTGTACATGCCCATATTTTGAGATCCCGTTTCAGGGTCCCGGGTAATAACCATGGGGAGAGTAAAAAAAGGGCCTCCGTCTCCCGGCCAGCATTTAAGTACAGGAAGCTTAGTCAAATCAGGATCATGGTTAACAACATGCTGACAGGGTGCCTTCAATACCTTTGAGGGAAAGAAAATTCGGGCCCACTTAGCCTTGGGTATAAAGCTTGGTATATCAAGTTTCACCATCTGGGAAAAAAGCCAATCAATCAGCTCTCCCAGCTCATGGGCTTTGGCATCAATGGATTTAGTACCCAGAGCCATGGCCATCCGTTTATAACTACCCATAGAATTGATGAGTACAGGAAAGTCAGATCCCTTCACATTTTCAAAGAGAAGTGCCGGGCCGTTGCTCTTGCTCACCCTGTCCGTAATCTCAGTAATTTCAAGATTGGAGTCCACTTCGCTGCTTATCCGTTTCAGTTCTCCCTCTTTTTCGAGGTCTTTAATAAAATTCTGGAGGTTTTTGTAGGCCATATCAGTAAATCACCATGTCCTTAAAATCTACACCCACAAGACTTCCGTATTTAGCACTATACCAAGTGAATACAGATTCCACGGCTCTCTCTCCGGGAAGAGTTATTTCTCTGAAAAGAGGAATGGGATAGCCATCGTTTGCCGGGAGTCTGACCTGTTCCAGCAGCAGATTCCTATAGTTCTCCGGATTTTCATTAATTTCCCCTACGGCCACATTCCAGGCATTAGTGAGGGCTTTAAGCTGCTTCGGTTCTCTGTCCAGAAAGTCCTGAGTCAGAACAAGGACTGCAGGTGTCAGATCAGTATTGATCTGATCTCTCACGACCTGAAATCCGTCTTGTATGAGAGGCCAGGCCAAAGCATCACTGAGGCAAGCCATGGGAAGCTGACCGTTTCGCAGCATTTCCATCCTTACAGGGACACTGGGAATCGCGACCTTATCCAATTCCTGATAGGGAACAAGGGCATCCACCATATATTCAATCACGGTATTTTCAGAAATCCCGATGGTCCAGGGACTCTCTTTTGTGAACTCGGGAGAGGCGACAATCATAAACCGGCTCTCTGTAAGTGTCAGGACCTTCACAGCTATACTGTTTTGATTGAAATGGATCACACTGACAAGATCACTCATCATTCCATCAAGTTCTCCTGCCATCAAGGCGGCATCCCGATTCCTGGCACTCATAAACGGGAGAACCTCCACATCCTCCATTAGAAGAAGAGGAAGAGCTCCTGCATCAGGCATAACTCCAATCCGGATTTTTTCACTATTTGACTCTGCCTGCCCGCCGGCACTCAGAGGGCTCAATGAACCAATAAGAATCAGGACAACTGCCTGTAAACGCTTCATAAAAGCTCCTTAAATATCTTTTGTAATGTTTTAATCATTAATCTGATTTCTTCTTCTGTAATAACCAGAGGAGGCTGAAAGGCCAGAACATTTCGATCCAACCCATTTTTACCGATCAGAAATCCCTCTTCTTTCATCCTTTCAAGGATCATATCAACAGTTGCTCCGCCATCAATTTCGGCTGTCCCTGAGATTTCCAACCCCAGCATAAGACCAAGTCCTCTGGGGGGACTGAGCCGAGGAAAAGTATTTGCCAGATCAGCGAGACCTTTCTTGAGAACCTCCCCTTTCCGGGCGGCGGCATCCACAAGCTGAAGTCTCTGAATATATTCTATAACTCCCAGCCCGGCTGCAGCGGAAACAGGATTACCTCCTAAAGTGGAAGCAGAGGGCCTAGTAAAGGAGGCGGCAATCTCATCTGTTGTGGCAAAAAAACCGATTGGAAAACCATTCCCCAGAGCCTTGGCTCCTGTTAGAATATCCGGAGTAAAGCCATAATGATCTACAGCAAACATCTTCCCGGTTCGTCCAAAACCCGTCTGAATCTCATCGGCAATAGTAAGAACTCCATGATCCTTCAGCAGGGGAAGTGCCTCATTCAAGAAGGAAGCTGAAATCTGCTGTATACCTCCATTTCCCTGAAGAACCTCGAATATAAATCCGGCAATATTCTCTCCCTGTTCTTCAAGAAGCGTACGCAGCTCTGCCACAGATTCAACAAAAAATACGGGGAGGTCTTCCAATGAGGGATCGCTGCGCCACATGGGTATGCCGGTGACTCCGGAACTCAGGTAAGTTCGTCCATGAAGA
Coding sequences within it:
- a CDS encoding ABC transporter substrate-binding protein; protein product: MKRLQAVVLILIGSLSPLSAGGQAESNSEKIRIGVMPDAGALPLLLMEDVEVLPFMSARNRDAALMAGELDGMMSDLVSVIHFNQNSIAVKVLTLTESRFMIVASPEFTKESPWTIGISENTVIEYMVDALVPYQELDKVAIPSVPVRMEMLRNGQLPMACLSDALAWPLIQDGFQVVRDQINTDLTPAVLVLTQDFLDREPKQLKALTNAWNVAVGEINENPENYRNLLLEQVRLPANDGYPIPLFREITLPGERAVESVFTWYSAKYGSLVGVDFKDMVIY
- a CDS encoding aspartate aminotransferase family protein, encoding MAHKNTESKWIGPEEIISKKKEFLLPCSYHFYKDPPQLVKGFGSRLWDSENREYLDFFAGVSVMACGHCNEEINARVIDQIQTLQHTTSIYLTQNVVQLAEKLAEVLPGDLKRSFFCNSGSEANEGAMLLARIRTGKKGFIALKGGLHGRTYLSSGVTGIPMWRSDPSLEDLPVFFVESVAELRTLLEEQGENIAGFIFEVLQGNGGIQQISASFLNEALPLLKDHGVLTIADEIQTGFGRTGKMFAVDHYGFTPDILTGAKALGNGFPIGFFATTDEIAASFTRPSASTLGGNPVSAAAGLGVIEYIQRLQLVDAAARKGEVLKKGLADLANTFPRLSPPRGLGLMLGLEISGTAEIDGGATVDMILERMKEEGFLIGKNGLDRNVLAFQPPLVITEEEIRLMIKTLQKIFKELL
- a CDS encoding menaquinone biosynthesis decarboxylase, which translates into the protein MAYKNLQNFIKDLEKEGELKRISSEVDSNLEITEITDRVSKSNGPALLFENVKGSDFPVLINSMGSYKRMAMALGTKSIDAKAHELGELIDWLFSQMVKLDIPSFIPKAKWARIFFPSKVLKAPCQHVVNHDPDLTKLPVLKCWPGDGGPFFTLPMVITRDPETGSQNMGMYRMQVFDKNSTGMHWHLHKDGAHFFQKYKERGERMPVAVALGDDPAVTYAATAPLPEGVSELFFAGYLRGKPVETVKCITNDLQVPANSEFILEGYVDPKEPLKREGPFGDHTGYYSLADDYPVFHVTCITHRKNPVYPATIVGQPPMEDCYMAKATERIFLPLLQKMIPEVIDMNLPLEGVFHNCAIISIRKRYTGQVHKVLSAIWGLGQMMYTKMIIVVDHDVDVQDMSQVMWKVFNNIDARRDLILSDGPLDALDHASPRARFGTRLGIDATKKGALDNHEREWPDDIRMSDEVKSRIDSIWEELGLDE